From Pirellulales bacterium, one genomic window encodes:
- a CDS encoding CpaF family protein yields MLAPSGRTTDKASENEFEDLKRGIHSKLVDKLDLSKVGDLAGDVLRREIRLVVEHLCDSQDTLLNRSERERLIDEVLDETFGLGPLELLLKDSTISDILINGPKNIYVERRGKLEKTAVQFRDNNHLMQIIDRIVSKVGRRVDEVCPMVDARLPDGSRVNAIIPPLALDGASVSIRRFGANPLKLEDLLNYKAFTPEMVMLLEGCIKARLNMIISGGTGSGKTTLLNTLSSFIPNTERIVTIEDAAELQLQQDHVVRLETRPPNIEGKGAVTATDLVKNALRMRPERIIIGECRGAETLDMLQAMNTGHEGSLTTIHANTPRDGIARVETMIMMAGFELPLKAMRQQIASAVDLIIQANRLQGGSRKITHITEVVGMEQDTIVMQDIYHFDQSGIDESGRARGRFVSTGIRPTFMDRLESAGVRLPASAFRQRVMMED; encoded by the coding sequence ATGTTGGCTCCCTCCGGACGAACCACCGACAAGGCCTCGGAAAACGAGTTTGAAGATCTCAAACGCGGGATCCACAGCAAACTGGTCGACAAGCTCGATCTGTCCAAAGTCGGCGACTTGGCCGGCGACGTGTTGCGGCGCGAGATTCGCTTGGTCGTCGAACACCTCTGCGACAGTCAAGACACATTGCTCAATCGCTCGGAACGCGAGCGGTTGATCGACGAAGTGCTCGACGAGACCTTTGGCCTGGGACCCTTGGAGTTATTGCTCAAAGACAGCACGATTAGCGACATCCTGATCAATGGTCCCAAGAACATCTATGTCGAACGGCGCGGCAAGTTGGAAAAGACGGCCGTGCAGTTTCGCGACAACAATCACCTGATGCAGATCATCGATCGCATTGTGTCCAAGGTCGGCCGGCGCGTCGACGAAGTCTGCCCCATGGTCGACGCGCGGCTCCCCGACGGCTCCCGCGTGAACGCGATCATTCCGCCGCTGGCGCTCGACGGCGCCTCGGTCTCCATTCGCCGCTTTGGCGCTAACCCGCTTAAGCTCGAAGACTTGCTCAACTACAAAGCCTTCACGCCGGAGATGGTGATGCTGCTCGAAGGCTGCATCAAAGCCCGGCTCAACATGATCATCTCGGGCGGTACCGGCTCCGGTAAGACGACCCTGCTCAACACGCTTTCCAGCTTCATTCCCAATACCGAGCGTATCGTCACCATCGAGGACGCCGCCGAACTCCAATTGCAGCAAGATCACGTGGTGCGGCTAGAAACGCGCCCGCCAAACATCGAAGGCAAGGGCGCCGTCACCGCCACCGACCTGGTGAAAAACGCCCTGCGTATGCGGCCCGAACGCATCATCATCGGCGAATGTCGCGGCGCCGAAACGCTCGACATGCTCCAGGCCATGAACACCGGTCACGAAGGCTCGCTCACCACGATCCACGCCAATACGCCGCGCGACGGCATCGCTCGCGTCGAAACCATGATCATGATGGCCGGCTTTGAGTTGCCGCTCAAAGCCATGCGTCAGCAAATCGCCAGCGCTGTCGACCTCATTATCCAGGCCAACCGTCTCCAAGGCGGCTCGCGCAAAATCACCCACATCACCGAGGTGGTGGGCATGGAGCAAGACACCATCGTCATGCAAGACATTTACCACTTCGACCAGTCCGGCATCGACGAATCGGGTCGGGCCCGCGGGCGGTTTGTCTCCACTGGCATCCGACCCACGTTCATGGACCGACTGGAGAGCGCCGGCGTCCGTCTACCCGCCAGCGCCTTCCGCCAACGCGTCATGATGGAAGACTAA
- the cpaB gene encoding Flp pilus assembly protein CpaB, with translation MRPKTLVLFALALGCGSVAAIGINQLLANRNLPAAAHIDTVPIIVAMADVGMGEIVPPESVKLENWPKDKLPPGAISSLDTLKNRRTRVKLFTGEPILEAKLMGVDDETASAAQFIPKGYRVVAVKVDDVSAANSLIKPGDRVDVLVHLRANPGGGITETRTITLLQDIKVFAVNDLFHNNAEADANVAARTVSLLVTPEQAELVTHATEQGVIRLVMRSVDDDEHPDTPGADQSMLLGIANHGDREHEEQQATDDLNALLNKDKPAPPVEPVVQAPLGDSWRMLLIEADKAHEVQFADATRPPTSITDIDSVDAMPAAGPLPLDAPADGDAEAVDQAPDSGEWNEPESESEDGGAAESDAEDQGAEKTSAADENMGNN, from the coding sequence ATGCGTCCAAAAACGCTGGTCCTCTTCGCCTTGGCGCTGGGCTGCGGCTCGGTTGCCGCCATTGGCATCAATCAATTGCTGGCCAACCGCAACCTGCCTGCGGCCGCCCACATCGACACCGTGCCGATCATCGTGGCGATGGCCGACGTCGGCATGGGCGAAATTGTTCCGCCCGAGTCGGTCAAGTTGGAGAATTGGCCCAAGGACAAATTGCCGCCGGGCGCGATCTCGTCGCTCGACACCCTTAAAAACCGTCGCACCCGCGTCAAACTGTTCACCGGCGAGCCCATTCTCGAAGCCAAGTTGATGGGCGTGGATGACGAAACGGCCTCGGCCGCCCAGTTCATTCCCAAGGGATATCGCGTCGTCGCGGTCAAGGTCGACGACGTGAGCGCCGCCAACAGTCTGATCAAGCCCGGCGATCGCGTCGACGTGCTGGTGCATCTCCGCGCGAATCCCGGTGGCGGCATCACCGAAACCCGCACCATCACGCTCCTGCAAGACATCAAGGTCTTCGCCGTCAACGACCTGTTTCACAACAACGCGGAGGCCGATGCCAATGTCGCCGCGCGGACCGTTTCGCTGTTGGTCACGCCGGAGCAAGCCGAGTTAGTAACGCACGCCACCGAACAAGGTGTCATCCGCCTGGTCATGCGCAGCGTCGACGACGACGAGCATCCCGACACGCCGGGCGCCGACCAGAGCATGTTGCTCGGCATCGCCAATCACGGCGACCGCGAGCATGAGGAGCAGCAAGCGACCGACGATCTGAACGCCTTGTTAAACAAGGACAAACCGGCGCCACCAGTCGAACCCGTAGTGCAGGCGCCGCTGGGCGATTCATGGCGCATGCTTCTCATCGAAGCCGATAAGGCGCATGAGGTGCAGTTTGCCGATGCTACGCGACCGCCAACATCGATCACCGACATCGATTCGGTTGATGCGATGCCGGCGGCCGGACCGCTGCCGCTAGATGCCCCGGCCGACGGCGATGCCGAAGCTGTCGACCAGGCCCCAGATAGCGGCGAATGGAACGAGCCTGAGTCGGAGTCCGAAGACGGGGGCGCAGCCGAGTCGGACGCCGAGGATCAAGGAGCAGAAAAAACTTCCGCCGCAGACGAAAACATGGGCAATAATTAA
- a CDS encoding pilus assembly protein CpaE, with product MKNILRLAIADPVDSTRNAIKATLLGMDSVWLEAECSRYEFFADVVGQTKPDIGIVAIDHAPEKALQLVSRLTREHPQCSVLVISSSTDSSLILQAMRAGAKEFLAHPVRLDDLVAALERISSQRVSKSGGATRGCQVIALAGATGGVGSTSLGVNLGCTLAQNPNHSVVLVDLDLALGDADVFLDAIPDYTLFDVAQNVERLDFSLLKRSLTKHSSGLFLLPRPVQMEDAALITPEDLKRVIGLLKATFTHLLLDLSKAYSPIDRMAMQMADHVMVVTQLDLPCLRNVVRLMTSFVELEGVHDKVKIVVNRFGLEAGHISLKKAQDTIGREIFWKLPNDYRTMVEVRNNGVPLIEQAPKAKITQSVLQLADLLSGKEVSADEPVDVNKTGLSKLLGGLWTAKAAGAATPPAKSP from the coding sequence ATGAAGAACATTCTTCGCCTCGCCATCGCCGATCCGGTCGACTCCACGCGCAACGCCATCAAGGCCACGCTGTTGGGCATGGATTCTGTTTGGCTGGAGGCGGAATGTTCGCGCTATGAGTTCTTCGCCGACGTCGTTGGCCAAACCAAGCCCGACATCGGCATCGTCGCCATCGATCATGCGCCCGAGAAGGCGCTGCAATTAGTTAGCCGCCTGACGCGCGAGCATCCGCAGTGCAGCGTGTTGGTGATCAGCTCATCCACCGATTCCAGTTTGATCCTGCAGGCCATGCGCGCCGGCGCCAAGGAGTTCTTGGCCCATCCCGTGCGCCTCGATGACCTCGTTGCTGCGCTGGAGCGCATCAGCAGCCAACGCGTGAGCAAGAGCGGCGGCGCCACACGCGGCTGCCAGGTGATCGCCCTGGCCGGCGCCACCGGCGGCGTTGGCAGCACCAGCCTCGGCGTCAACCTGGGCTGTACGCTCGCCCAAAACCCAAATCACTCCGTGGTGCTGGTCGACCTCGATCTCGCCCTCGGCGACGCCGACGTCTTCCTCGATGCCATCCCCGATTACACGCTCTTCGACGTCGCGCAGAATGTCGAACGGCTCGACTTTTCCCTGTTGAAGCGTTCGCTCACCAAGCATTCGTCCGGGCTGTTCTTGCTGCCGCGTCCCGTGCAAATGGAAGACGCCGCGCTCATCACGCCAGAAGACCTCAAGCGCGTCATTGGATTGCTGAAGGCCACCTTCACGCACCTGTTGCTCGACCTGTCGAAGGCATATAGCCCCATCGACCGCATGGCCATGCAAATGGCCGATCATGTGATGGTCGTGACGCAACTCGACTTGCCCTGCCTGCGCAACGTGGTGCGCTTGATGACGTCGTTCGTCGAACTGGAAGGCGTGCACGACAAGGTGAAGATCGTGGTGAATCGCTTTGGGCTAGAGGCGGGCCACATCAGCCTGAAGAAGGCGCAAGACACCATCGGCCGAGAGATCTTCTGGAAGCTGCCCAACGACTACCGCACCATGGTCGAGGTGCGCAACAACGGCGTGCCGCTTATCGAACAGGCGCCCAAAGCGAAAATCACTCAATCCGTTCTGCAACTGGCCGACCTGCTGTCTGGCAAGGAAGTGAGCGCCGACGAACCCGTCGACGTCAACAAGACCGGCCTCTCCAAGTTGTTGGGCGGACTTTGGACCGCCAAAGCGGCTGGCGCCGCGACGCCCCCCGCCAAGTCGCCATAA
- a CDS encoding pilus assembly protein N-terminal domain-containing protein produces the protein MFNFRPCRAGFGLPLYAALALALVASPSRAQTLELPSIVHKVTQTHDRVDMVVNTSRHLVMDKKIPQAQVSNPEIVAVTPLSANKIQIAAKKPGVTQVNLWDEDNQVYTVDVVVFADAQELTLLLKSQFPKAALQVIPLANSVLITGYVDNPDEITKITEIAQDYHPKVLNQVRVGGVQQILLYVRVMEVSRTDLRQLGIDWAVFGGNSIIASGVSGLIQAASSQTQTIAASGGQTLALGVFQGASRIDGLLQALRQNDLLKIVAEPNLVCVSGRPAFFNVGGEFPILVPQSLGTVSIQYKKFGTQLDFVPIVLGNNRIRLEVRPRVSEVDPTRSVTINGTTVPGLRVREVETGVEMRAGETLAIAGLVQQRTEAQKRGLPWLSDIPYAGAIFRVTREQVQEIETLIMVTPQFVEAMECHEVPPGGPGLATCSPNHCQLWCQGRIEVPCNGEGSGGGDCPNCQANGDDLFHGGGGMSMGAGTMEGGAGLPAGATIIDEHELIGPAPGRPTPAEPIPAPQATPRSPAAPVPPPPSAAARRPVETRPFATDQLKPFPASPAGNVAPTAAPRVLPASSRRQPLGAQLSGPAIAGVANSRPAQPTQAPRRPATAAESEVRFKSPAVPGGQQQTSRRPYSQSNPPGLIGPSGAAADN, from the coding sequence ATGTTTAATTTCCGCCCCTGCCGGGCTGGCTTTGGCCTGCCTCTCTACGCCGCGCTGGCGCTTGCCCTCGTCGCCAGCCCCTCGCGAGCTCAAACGCTCGAGCTCCCTTCGATCGTCCATAAGGTGACGCAAACTCACGACCGCGTCGACATGGTTGTGAACACCAGCCGTCACTTGGTCATGGACAAGAAGATTCCGCAGGCCCAGGTGAGCAACCCGGAGATCGTCGCGGTCACGCCGCTCTCCGCCAACAAGATTCAAATCGCCGCCAAGAAACCCGGCGTCACCCAAGTCAATCTGTGGGACGAAGACAACCAGGTCTACACCGTCGATGTGGTGGTCTTCGCCGACGCGCAAGAGTTGACGCTGCTGCTCAAGTCGCAATTCCCCAAGGCCGCGCTGCAGGTCATCCCGCTGGCCAACAGCGTGCTCATCACCGGCTATGTGGATAACCCGGACGAAATCACCAAAATCACCGAAATCGCCCAGGACTATCACCCCAAGGTGCTCAATCAGGTGCGCGTCGGCGGTGTGCAACAAATCTTGCTCTATGTCCGCGTGATGGAAGTCTCCCGCACCGATCTGCGCCAGTTGGGTATCGACTGGGCCGTTTTCGGCGGCAACTCCATTATCGCCTCGGGTGTGAGCGGTTTGATTCAAGCGGCCAGCTCGCAAACGCAAACCATCGCCGCCAGCGGCGGCCAAACCTTGGCCCTCGGCGTTTTTCAAGGCGCCAGCCGCATCGATGGTCTGCTCCAGGCCCTCCGCCAGAACGATCTGCTCAAGATCGTCGCCGAGCCCAATCTGGTCTGCGTCAGCGGACGGCCCGCCTTCTTCAATGTTGGCGGCGAGTTCCCGATCTTGGTCCCGCAAAGCCTGGGCACGGTCTCGATTCAATACAAGAAGTTCGGCACGCAACTCGACTTTGTGCCGATTGTGCTCGGAAACAACCGCATTCGGCTCGAAGTGCGGCCCCGCGTTTCCGAGGTCGATCCCACGCGTAGCGTCACCATCAACGGCACTACCGTCCCGGGTTTGCGCGTGCGAGAAGTCGAGACGGGCGTCGAGATGCGCGCCGGCGAAACGCTGGCCATCGCGGGCCTTGTGCAGCAGCGTACCGAAGCCCAAAAACGCGGCCTCCCCTGGCTTAGCGACATCCCCTATGCCGGCGCCATCTTCCGCGTGACACGCGAGCAAGTGCAGGAAATCGAAACCCTCATCATGGTCACGCCGCAATTTGTCGAGGCCATGGAGTGCCACGAGGTTCCGCCGGGCGGTCCGGGGCTGGCCACCTGCTCTCCCAACCATTGCCAACTCTGGTGTCAGGGTCGCATCGAAGTGCCCTGCAATGGCGAAGGCAGCGGTGGCGGCGATTGCCCAAACTGCCAGGCCAACGGCGACGACTTGTTCCATGGTGGCGGCGGCATGAGCATGGGCGCCGGCACAATGGAAGGGGGCGCGGGGCTTCCCGCGGGCGCTACCATCATCGACGAGCATGAGCTGATTGGCCCCGCGCCAGGTCGGCCCACCCCCGCCGAGCCGATACCTGCTCCACAAGCCACGCCACGGAGTCCGGCCGCGCCAGTTCCGCCGCCTCCCAGCGCCGCCGCTCGTCGGCCGGTGGAAACTCGCCCGTTCGCGACCGACCAGTTGAAACCGTTCCCTGCTTCGCCCGCTGGCAACGTGGCGCCAACGGCGGCCCCGCGCGTGCTTCCCGCATCGAGCCGTCGCCAACCGCTGGGCGCGCAACTTTCCGGTCCGGCAATCGCCGGCGTCGCTAACTCTCGTCCGGCGCAACCCACACAGGCGCCGCGGCGACCAGCCACCGCGGCCGAGAGCGAAGTTCGCTTCAAATCGCCTGCGGTTCCCGGCGGCCAACAGCAAACGTCGCGCAGGCCGTATAGTCAGTCCAACCCGCCCGGGCTGATCGGACCTTCGGGGGCCGCTGCGGACAATTGA
- a CDS encoding type II secretion system F family protein: protein MSPMLISICVFVGVAALIVAVAVLLRDKNDNKVEDRLALLMGNGMLPGKDNKPKPTLLAEPMDGGEDFFQSLVKRFARLKLLFEQADTKMTPLQFFVISGGLAAAGALAAMALGGLIAVVPAALGLSVMPLVWLMYRRSKRLKMFATQLPDALELISRALRAGHSLSAGFNLVQEEMPAPIGTELGRVFEEQNLGIPLDEALSNLTDRIPNLDLKFFATAVILQRQTGGDLAEILDKIGSLIRERFKIWGQVQALTGEGRLSGVVLLALPPLLFVAVFRLNREYIMALFTDPMGKKMLAVAIVMQLLGALVIRKIVNIKV from the coding sequence ATGAGTCCCATGCTCATTTCCATCTGCGTCTTTGTCGGCGTGGCCGCGCTCATTGTCGCGGTGGCCGTGCTCCTCCGCGACAAAAACGACAACAAGGTCGAAGACCGCCTGGCCCTCTTGATGGGCAATGGCATGTTGCCCGGCAAGGACAACAAGCCCAAACCCACCCTGTTGGCCGAGCCGATGGATGGGGGCGAAGACTTTTTTCAATCCTTGGTCAAGCGCTTCGCTCGGCTCAAATTGCTCTTCGAGCAGGCCGACACCAAGATGACCCCCTTGCAGTTCTTCGTCATCTCCGGCGGTCTGGCCGCCGCCGGCGCGCTGGCCGCCATGGCCTTGGGCGGCTTGATCGCCGTCGTGCCCGCCGCACTGGGGTTGTCGGTGATGCCGTTGGTCTGGCTCATGTATCGCCGTTCCAAGCGGCTCAAGATGTTCGCCACTCAGCTTCCCGACGCCTTGGAACTCATCAGCCGCGCCCTGCGCGCCGGCCATAGTTTGTCCGCCGGTTTCAACCTGGTGCAGGAAGAAATGCCCGCGCCCATCGGCACCGAACTCGGTCGCGTGTTCGAAGAGCAGAACCTCGGCATTCCCCTGGACGAAGCGCTTTCCAATCTCACCGACCGCATTCCGAATCTCGATCTCAAGTTCTTTGCCACCGCGGTGATCCTGCAGCGCCAGACCGGCGGCGATCTCGCCGAAATCCTCGATAAGATTGGCAGCCTCATCCGCGAACGCTTCAAAATCTGGGGACAGGTGCAGGCCCTCACCGGCGAAGGTCGCTTGTCGGGCGTCGTCCTCTTGGCCTTGCCGCCGCTCTTGTTCGTCGCGGTCTTCCGCTTGAATCGCGAGTACATCATGGCCCTGTTCACCGATCCTATGGGCAAAAAGATGCTGGCGGTCGCCATTGTGATGCAATTGCTCGGCGCGCTGGTCATTCGCAAAATCGTCAACATCAAGGTGTGA